Proteins encoded together in one Solanum lycopersicum chromosome 7, SLM_r2.1 window:
- the LOC101250232 gene encoding peroxidase 3-like: MSTFGLGFFVICIVGIFLDASHAQLQLNFYAKSCPKAEKIIEDYVHKHIPNAPSLAAALLRLHFHDCFVRGCDGSVLLNFTSSTKNQTEKVAVPNQTLRGFSFIDGVKKIVEAECPGVVSCADIVTLVARNSVVVTGGPFWNVPTGRRDGKISNASEALANIPPPTSNLSSLQTSFANKGLDLKDLVLLSGAHTIGVSHCSSFSARLYNFTGVLGSQDPSLDSEYASNLKGKKCKSINDNTTIVEMDPGSFRTFDLSYYKLLLKRRGLFQSDAALTTSATTKSFINQLVKGSLEEFNAEFAKAMEKMGRIEVKTGSAGEIRKQCAFVNK; the protein is encoded by the exons ATGTCTACTTTTGGGTTGggtttctttgttatttgtattGTAGGTATATTTTTAGATGCTAGTCATGCTCAATTACAACTAAATTTCTATGCCAAGAGTTGTCcaaaagcagagaaaattaTTGAGGACTATGTTCACAAGCACATCCCAAATGCTCCATCTCTTGCTGCAGCCTTATTGCGACTTCATTTTCATGATTGCTTTGTTAGG gGTTGTGATGGTTCTGTACTTCTGAATTTCACTTCGAGCACGAAGAATCAGACTGAAAAAGTGGCTGTTCCGAATCAAACATTGAGAGGTTTCTCATTCATAGATGGAGTGAAGAAAATAGTTGAAGCTGAATGCCCTGGAGTTGTTTCTTGTGCTGATATTGTTACTTTGGTTGCTAGAAACTCTGTTGTGGTCACT GGAGGACCTTTCTGGAATGTGCCAACTGGTAGAAGAGATGGAAAAATATCAAATGCTTCTGAAGCATTGGCAAATATTCCACCTCCAACAAGTAACTTGTCAAGTCTCCAAACATCTTTTGCCAACAAGGGTCTTGACCTAAAAGACTTGGTCCTATTATCTG GTGCTCACACTATTGGAGTCTCTCATTGTTCGTCATTTTCAGCACGTTTGTACAATTTCACCGGTGTTTTGGGCTCACAAGATCCATCTCTAGACAGTGAATATGCATCCAATCTTAAGGGGAAGAAATGCAAATCAATCAACGACAATACAACGATAGTTGAGATGGATCCTGGTAGTTTCAGGACGTTTGATCTAAGCTACTACAAGCTTTTGCTCAAAAGGAGAGGCCTATTTCAATCTGATGCAGCCTTAACAACAAGTGCTACAACAAAATCATTTATCAACCAGCTAGTTAAGGGTTCACTAGAAGAATTCAATGCGGAATTTGCAAAGGCGATGGAGAAAATGGGAAGGATAGAAGTAAAGACTGGCTCTGCTGGTGAAATTAGAAAACAATGTGCATTTGTGAACAAGTAG